The proteins below are encoded in one region of Homo sapiens chromosome 2, GRCh38.p14 Primary Assembly:
- the LOC124905938 gene encoding uncharacterized protein FLJ46347-like isoform X1: MRGLDQMAIQGGPYLLLGEVLGHSALGAQPAQAANGDADELLELPALLQRPAGRGPCASLRDSRVTPATALLLLSHCSRAQRRSMRAAAAQERSPGRRRLGKEPLIRESWTRSAPWRCLSQDAGRAGSQVCGSSPQTRGGGGKKLQRWKAAAAGVKSNGGGGKNPRRRGQKAAGPRRQKAAKSRGGGGKKPRREKPAAAGAKSRKKPRRRGPKVIKSRGGGGKKPRRKKSRWRGQKAAAAGGKKPQKAAAVGGERRKKLRRQKAAAARAKIPKKPRQQGLNSARPGAESRGGRGRKQRRRGQKVEAAEA; this comes from the exons ATGAGAGGGCTGGACCAGATGGCAATTCAGGGG GGTCCGTATCTCCTGCTGGGTGAGGTCCTTGGACACAGCGCACTTGGTGCGCAGCCCGCGCAGGCTGCCAACGGAGATGCCGATGAGCTTCTGGAGCTGCCCGCACTGCTGCAGCGCCCGGCTGGCCGCGGCCCCTGTGCCTCCCTACGCGATAGCCGCGTCACCCCCGCCACTgccctccttcttctctcccattGCAGCCGAGCGCAGCGCCGCTCTATGCGGGCTGCAGCAGCCCAGGAGCGGAGCCCTGGGCGCCGGCGTCTAGGCAAGGAACCCCTGATTCGGGAGAGCTGGACCAGGAGCGCCCCTTGGCGCTGCCTTAGTCAGGACGCCGGTAGAGCTGGCAGCCAAGTCTGCGGATCCAGCCCTCAGACCCGCGGCGGTGGGGGCAAAAAACTGCAGCGGTGG AAAGCCGCAGCGGCGGGGGTAAAAAGCAACGGGGGCGGGGGCAAAAacccgcggcggcgggggcaaaaagcggCGGGG ccgcggcggcaaaaAGCCGCAAAAAGCCGGGGCGGCGGGGGCAAGAAGCCGCGGCGGGAAAAACCTGCGGCGGCGGGGGCGAAAAGCCGTAAAAAGCCACGGCGCCGGGGGCCAAAAGTCataaaaagccgcggcggcggtggcaaaaagccgcggcggaaAAAGTCGCggtggcgggggcaaaaagctgcAGCGGCAGGGGGAAAAAAgccgcaaaaagccgcggcggtggGGGGAGAAAGACGCAAAAAGCTGcggcggcaaaaagccgcggctGCGAGGGCAAAGATCCCCAAAAAGCCGCGGCAGCAGGGGCTAAATTCCGCGAGGCCGGGGGCAGAAAGCCGTGGTGGCCGGGGCAGAAAGCAACGGAGGCGGGGGCAAAAAGTCGAGGCGGCGGAGGCATAA